Sequence from the Chloroflexota bacterium genome:
ACGGGGAAGAAACTGCAGGGTCAGGTAATAGACGACCGAAGGCAAGCTGACATCAGCGTACAAATAGCGCAGAAGATATGCCAGGCCCAGCGCCAGCAACACGATGCCCAGCACCAGCAAGATGAGCCAGCGCTTGATATGCATTCCCGGACGTAACCAAATCAGGGTCGAGTCGTGCTCGATATTAGGCATCTAAACTGTTTCCGCCGTAAACACACCGATGCTGCCGGCGACATACTTGCCGGCAGCACAAGGATTGACCAATCATGATTATAATCGAACCAATCGGGGAAGTCAAAGAAAATTGGCTCAATCTCGCAACCCCGCTATAATCGAACTATGAGAGTCATTGCAGGTATTGCCAAAGGACGCAGGCTTCAGAGTGTGCCAGGAGAGGGCACACGTCCCATATCCGATCGTGTGAAATCAGCTCTGTTCAGCATTCTGGTGTCTCAGGATGCGATCAGGGACAGCCGCTGGTTGGATCTGTTCGGAGGCACGGGCGCAGTTGGCATCGAAGCGCTCAGCCGCGGTGCGGGAACTGTCGTATTCGTCGAACGGTCGGGAAAAGCACTCGAGGTAATTGGACAGAACCTTAGCAGTACCGGACTGGGTGACCTGGGCAAATCCCATGTGGTTCGAGGCGATGCATTCACCTACGTGGACCGTCCTGATCTGGAAGCTTTCGACATTATCTACGTGGCGCCACCCCAATATCACGACCTCTGGAAAAAGGTGCTAACCATCATCGACCGGCGCCCCGACCTGTTGAGCGAATTGGGGCAGGTCATCGTCCAGATCCATCCCAAGGAAGATGATGAGGGTCTTCCTCTGGCCAATCTGGAACGCTACGACCAGAGGCAGTACGGCAGCACCCGCCTGATTTTCTTCGAGTTGAGCGGTGATTGAGTCAAACGATTGGTAAGATAGACCACCACCTCTTTATCCTCATATTCACCTGGTTTCGAGCCCAAAATGCTCGCAGTAGCGGTTGAAGAGGTTATGCGCCTGCAGGTAGCAGGAGTTTGGACTGAGGAAGTGAGAAAATTCAAATGTGATGGCCTTTTCCAACTGCGCTTGTCGGGCAGCCTCCAGTTTGAGAAGCAGTTTTTCCCATTTGATGGGAAGGAACTTGATCGGCATATCCCGGTCAAAGGTTTCGATGTTGGTCCAACAGTGTAACCGGTTCTTTTCTGCCAGGATTTTGTTGATGGCCAAATATTCCGGCAATTCGTGGAAATCGACATGTCCGTCTTGAAAGGCAACAATATCAACGGCCCCGGCAATACCGGCCATGATTTCGTTCCATTCTTGCTCATGTTGTCTGGGGGTGATGCGGTCTGTTTTTTCAATGGATGCATCAAAGCTCCAGACGGCCTTGACTCCATCAATCCAGGGCGAGATCAGTACCGGCAACCCCCCTGAGACCTGTTTGCACTGATGGCCCATTTTTGCGTAAATGTCGATGATTCCGCCGGTGCGGCGGCTTACTTCTTGCGAGAGATACCAGCCTTTGAATGCTGCGCGTTGGCCGTATTTTGCCCACACTTCATCAATGACAGCCAGGTTGATGTCCACCTCCTTTCGGTAGTCGCCCTGATGCCAGTACTGGCCAGAATCGTACAGGCCAAAATAGAAGGCCATGCCGTGCTTTTCGCTTAACCTCAAAAACAAGTCAACCAGATCAATGGGCGGGCGATAACAATTTTCCTTTTTTTTGCAATACTTCGGAGGAATAGGTTAGCCACCGTTTATGTCCGCAACGAATTAAGATGACTGTATCAATGCCAATCATTTTCATCGTCTGGAAATCACGATCCCACTCATCAGGCCCCCAATTTTGGTGGACAATGTCGTGGCTGATTTCATCCAGAAACGTTCCCGTCAATTTCATTTGTGATTTATCCTTTAACCCCGGTCAGGGCGATGCCTTCGGTAAACGTGCGTTGGGTGAAAAAGAAAAGGATCAAGATGGGCAGCATAGTTAGGGTATTATCACGGCTTTTCCCTGTTGTCAAGACTCTTTGTGAAAATGGCAGCACTTTTGAATGTGAGTCCCGCCTCCGTTGACGCCTGCGCAACGGCGTGGTACGATGATGCAGTCACTGAATCCTGTCTAGTTTCCGACCTGCCCGAAAGGACGCCCCATGAACGCCGATCTTCTCATTCTGAATGCTCATCAACTTCTGACCTGTGCCAGCCCCGCCGGACCCAAAAGGGGCCACGATCTGGCCGACCCAGGGCTGGTCGAAAATGGGGCGATCGCCGTTCTTGAGGGCCAGATTGTTGCCGCCGGCACGACGCCCGAGGTGCTGAAACAGGTCGACGATCCGGAAGCAGCCATCATCGTCGACGCCGCCGACCGAGTCGTTTTGCCGGGCTTTGTCGATCCCCATACCCATCTCCTGTGGGCCGGCGACCGGGCCGGCGAGTTCGAGATGCGTATCGCCGGTGCAAGCTATATGGAAATCATGGACGCAGGCGGGGGAATCATGAACACCGTGCGGGCCACCCGTGCCGCCACTATCGATCAACTGATAGAGGAAACCCTTCCCCGATTGGACAGCATGATCATGCACGGCACCACCACTGCTGAAGTCAAGACAGGCTACGGGCTGGATACCGAGACGGAGATCAAGATGCTGGATGCCATTCGCCTCCTGGACGAGCAGCACCCGCTAGACCTTATTCCCACATTCCTTGGCGCTCACGCTGTCCCCCCGGACTACGCGGATACCCCGGACAGGTTCGTCGATTTGCTGGTTGAAGAGATGTTGCCTGCGGTCGCCGAATTGCGGTACCGGGTCGAAACGCCCGATGGCGGTTATTATGTGCGGGCAGCCGATTTCTGTGACGTGTTCTGTGAGGTCGGGGCCTTCGATGTGGCCCAGAGTCGGAGGATACTGGAAACCGCCAGAGACCTGGGCCTGGGGCTGAAGATCCACGCGGACGAATTCGAACCCCTGGGCGGCTCGACACTGGCCGTGGAACTGGGCGCCATCAGCGCCGATCACCTGGTATGCACCACCGACGAACAACTGAGGGTCCTGGCGACTTCCGACACGGTCGCCGTGTCGCTGCCCGGCACCCCCTTTGGGCTTGGACATGATCGTTACACACGCGCCCGCACCCTGATCGATCAGGGTGCAGCCCTGGCCCTGGCGACCGACCTGAACCCGGGCACCTGTTGGGGAGAGTCGATGCAGTTCATCATCTCCCTGGCATGCCGCTCCATGCAATTGACCCCGGCCGAGGCAATCTGCGCAACCACCATCAACGGCGCGCACGCCCTGGGGCTCGGTGACTACCTGGGCAGCCTGGAGGTGGGCAAACAGGCCGATATCCTGGTCCTCGACATTCCCGATTTCCGCCACCTGGGCTATCGTTTCGGCACCAACCTGGTGGAGACCGTCATCAAACGGGGGGCTGTGATCTAAAATAAAAACGAGGATGCTTCCGGAAAGGGGCATCCTCGTTGCCGATGCTGAATATCGATCAGGCTATCGGGTATGGACTTTCACGTTACCAGCGTACACATCGTACGTACCTGAAGGATCGGACGGGTTGCTGCACCAGGTATCGAATTCTGACTGCGTCATGTTTTGAACGTAGACCATTTCGTCCACGCTGGGCTCCCCGTTATCGATTACCTTGATGGCGCGCCAGGACCAATCGCCTGATAGGCCGGTATCGCCGCCGAAATACGCCACGTTTCCCTCAATCAGTACGCATTCAACATCCTCGAT
This genomic interval carries:
- a CDS encoding DUF4434 domain-containing protein, which produces MFLRLSEKHGMAFYFGLYDSGQYWHQGDYRKEVDINLAVIDEVWAKYGQRAAFKGWYLSQEVSRRTGGIIDIYAKMGHQCKQVSGGLPVLISPWIDGVKAVWSFDASIEKTDRITPRQHEQEWNEIMAGIAGAVDIVAFQDGHVDFHELPEYLAINKILAEKNRLHCWTNIETFDRDMPIKFLPIKWEKLLLKLEAARQAQLEKAITFEFSHFLSPNSCYLQAHNLFNRYCEHFGLETR
- the rsmD gene encoding 16S rRNA (guanine(966)-N(2))-methyltransferase RsmD gives rise to the protein MRVIAGIAKGRRLQSVPGEGTRPISDRVKSALFSILVSQDAIRDSRWLDLFGGTGAVGIEALSRGAGTVVFVERSGKALEVIGQNLSSTGLGDLGKSHVVRGDAFTYVDRPDLEAFDIIYVAPPQYHDLWKKVLTIIDRRPDLLSELGQVIVQIHPKEDDEGLPLANLERYDQRQYGSTRLIFFELSGD
- a CDS encoding DUF4434 domain-containing protein, coding for MKLTGTFLDEISHDIVHQNWGPDEWDRDFQTMKMIGIDTVILIRCGHKRWLTYSSEVLQKKGKLLSPAH
- the hutI gene encoding imidazolonepropionase, with amino-acid sequence MNADLLILNAHQLLTCASPAGPKRGHDLADPGLVENGAIAVLEGQIVAAGTTPEVLKQVDDPEAAIIVDAADRVVLPGFVDPHTHLLWAGDRAGEFEMRIAGASYMEIMDAGGGIMNTVRATRAATIDQLIEETLPRLDSMIMHGTTTAEVKTGYGLDTETEIKMLDAIRLLDEQHPLDLIPTFLGAHAVPPDYADTPDRFVDLLVEEMLPAVAELRYRVETPDGGYYVRAADFCDVFCEVGAFDVAQSRRILETARDLGLGLKIHADEFEPLGGSTLAVELGAISADHLVCTTDEQLRVLATSDTVAVSLPGTPFGLGHDRYTRARTLIDQGAALALATDLNPGTCWGESMQFIISLACRSMQLTPAEAICATTINGAHALGLGDYLGSLEVGKQADILVLDIPDFRHLGYRFGTNLVETVIKRGAVI